A stretch of the Vigna radiata var. radiata cultivar VC1973A chromosome 7, Vradiata_ver6, whole genome shotgun sequence genome encodes the following:
- the LOC106768276 gene encoding serine/threonine-protein phosphatase 4 regulatory subunit 3-like isoform X2: MAKLLICYIELPILVNARLIIGYLRVKVYRLNDEGKWDDQGTGHVTVDYLERSEELGLFVYDEDDNETILLHRISSDDIYRKQEDTIISWRDPEYATELALSFQETSGCSYIWDHICNVQRNMHFNTLNNEPFHSVNSEPRELPAVELSTLPLILKTVVDTGFADQLRLTELILSDQEFFRKLMEVFRMCEDLENIDGLHMIFKIVKGIVLLNSPAIFERIFCDDFIVDIIGALEYDPELPHVQHHRKFLKEHVVFKEAIPIKDPIVLSKIHQTYRVGFLKDVVLARLLDEGIGANLNSIIHSNNAYVVSSLKDDSSFIQELFARLKSPTTTQESKKNLVYFLHEFCSLSKSLQMVQQLRLFRDLMNEGIFDVVTDVLQSEDKKLVLTGTDILILFLNQDPNLLRSYFVRQEGFALLGLLVKGMLTDFEENMHCQFLEILRNLLDSCTLTGSQRDTIIDIFFERHLGQLIEVITSSCPSENTAGESDKSIGSGRRAHCQCGTKPEILSNICELLCFCVLHHPYRIKCNFLLNNVFEKILLLTRRAERYLVVGAVRFVRTILSRHDEHLINYVIRNNVLKPIIDAFVSNGNRYNLLHSAVLELFEFIRKENLKALLKYIVDSFWDQLVKFEYLASIHSLKVKYEQCLDNGGTKDAATVVDLRRRNDERALEKEEERYFNEDSDDEDIASASVQRNQKGHQQPNLSNGVASSYSHPRSLVDYEDDEDDEDYKPPPRKQPETSEEDDGVLESLRLKRKLPSKDKEPELVKKQKLSKNSKSKDSVFAALCSTLSQAALPSKKTSISIQTSARIVEGRMGSSENNQGDVQSISRSSSDNSNTAGEDNHMEKEAEDSRNFSDCLHGKSDNIQLGGEERPLVAPKSSPEMAVNGS; this comes from the exons CGTGTCAAGGTATATCGTCTGAATGATGAAGGGAAATGGGATGACCAGGGTACTGGTCATGTCACTGTTGATTATCTAGAG CGATCAGAAGAGCTGGGCTTATTTGTTTATGATGAAGACGATAATGAGACCATACTGTTGCATCGCATCAGTTCTGATGATATTTATAGGAAACAAGAAG ATACAATCATCTCATGGAGAGATCCAGAATATGCTACAGAACTGGCACTTAGCTTTCAAGAGACTAGTGGTTGCTCTTACATATG GGACCATATTTGCAATGTGCAGAGGAATATGcattttaatacattaaata ATGAGCCATTTCACAGTGTCAATAGTGAACCAAGGGAGTTGCCTGCTGTGGAGCTTTCAACACTTCCTTTGATTTTAAAG ACTGTGGTTGACACTGGCTTTGCAGATCAGTTGCGGCTTACAGAACTAATATTAAGTGAT CAAGAGTTTTTTCGGAAGCTGATGGAAGTATTCAGAATGTGCGAAGACTTAGAAAATATTGATGGCCTTCACATGATTTTCAAAATAGTCAAAGGGATTG TTTTGCTAAATAGTCCAGCGATTTTTGAGAGAATTTTTTGTGATGACTTTATAGTGGACATTATTGGTGCCCTCGAGT ATGATCCAGAGCTTCCCCATGTTCAACATCATCGTAAATTCTTAAAGGAGCATGTTGTTTTTAAGGAG GCTATACCTATAAAAGACCCAATTGTGTTGTCAAAGATTCATCAGACATATAGAGTTGGTTTTTTGAAG GATGTTGTTCTGGCTAGATTATTGGATGAGGGTATTGGTGCAAATCTTAACTCCATAATACATTCAAACAATGCCTAT GTTGTCTCTTCATTAAAGGATGACAGTTCATTTATCCAGGAGTTGTTTGCTAGGCTAAAATCACCCACCACGACTCAAGAATCAAAAAAGAATTTG GTTTATTTCTTGCATGAATTTTGTAGTTTGAGCAAGAGCTTGCAGATGGTCCAGCAGCTTCGGCTTTTTAG GGATCTAATGAACGAAGGCATCTTTGATGTTGTCACCGATGTCTTAcaaagtgaagacaagaagcTTGTGCTAACTGG AACAGATATCCTCATTCTTTTCTTGAATCAAGATCCTAATCTCTTGCGATCCTATTTTGTTCGACAGGAAGGATTTGCCCTTCTAGGACTTTTG GTTAAAGGAATGCTAACAGATTTTGAAGAGAACATGCACTGCCAGTTTCTTGAAATTCTTCGAAATTTATTGGACTCATGCACATTGACTGGATCACAG AGGGACACTATTATTGACATATTCTTTGAGAGGCATTTGGGGCAATTGATTGAGGTTATAACATCATCTTGTCCTTCGGAAAATACTGCTGGTGAAAGTGACAAATCAATAGGTTCTGGGCGAAGAGCTCATTGTCAATGTGGAACTAAGCCAGAGATACTATCAAACATATGTGAATTACTATGCTTTTGCGTCCTACATCATCCATACAGAATAAA GTGTAACTTTCTTCTTAATAAtgtgtttgaaaaaatattgcTATTGACACGAAGAGCAGAAAGATACTTAGTTGTTGGTGCTGTCCGGTTTGTACGAACTATTCTCTCGCGTCAT GATGAGCATTtgataaattatgttattaggAATAATGTTCTCAAACCAATCATTGATGCCTTTGTTTCTAACGGCAATCGCTACAATCTGCTCCATTCTGCTGTTCTGGAGCTTTTTGAGTTTATTAGGAAG GAGAATCTTAAAGCATTGCTGAAATACATAGTTGATTCTTTTTGGGACCAGCTGGTGAAATTTGAGTATTTGGCGTCCATTCACTCACTGAAAGTAAAATATGAGCAG TGTTTGGATAATGGTGGGACAAAAGATGCTGCTACTGTTGTGGACCTTCGTAGACGAAATGATGAGCGTGCtttggagaaagaagaagaacgaTACTTTAATGAGGACAG TGATGATGAGGATATTGCTTCTGCATCTGTTCAGCGGAATCAGAAAGGACACCAGCAACCTAATCTATCCAATGGAGTTGCTTCAAGCTATTCACA TCCAAGGTCACTGGTTGACTATGAGGATGATGAGGACGATGAGGATTACAAACCACCACCAAGGAAGCAGCCTGAAACGTCTGAGGAAGATGATGGGGTACTGGAGTCTCTCAGGCTGAAGAGGAAGTTGCCTTCAAAAGATAAGGAACCTGAACTTGTGAAGAAACAGAAGTTATCAAAGAATTCTAAATCTAAAGATAGTGTCTTTGCTGCCTTGTGTTCAACATTGAGCCAAGCTGCGCTGCCTAGTAAGAAAACATCAATCAGCATTCAGACGAGTGCTCGAATAGTTGAGGGAAGGATGGGCTCTAGTGAAAATAATCAGGGAGATGTACAAAGTATTTCTAGAAGCAGTTCCGATAATAGCAACACTGCAGGAGAAGACAATCACATGGAGAAAGAGGCTGAAGACTCTAGAAACTTTTCCGATTGCTTGCATGGAAAATCAGATAACATACAATTGGGTGGAGAGGAGCGTCCATTGGTTGCCCCAAAGTCCTCACCAGAGATGGCTGTAAATGGATCGTAA
- the LOC106768276 gene encoding serine/threonine-protein phosphatase 4 regulatory subunit 3A-like isoform X4 — MAKLLICYIELPILVNARLIIGYLRVKVYRLNDEGKWDDQGTGHVTVDYLERSEELGLFVYDEDDNETILLHRISSDDIYRKQEDTIISWRDPEYATELALSFQETSGCSYIWDHICNVQRNMHFNTLNNEPFHSVNSEPRELPAVELSTLPLILKTVVDTGFADQLRLTELILSDQEFFRKLMEVFRMCEDLENIDGLHMIFKIVKGIVLLNSPAIFERIFCDDFIVDIIGALEYDPELPHVQHHRKFLKEHVVFKEAIPIKDPIVLSKIHQTYRVGFLKDVVLARLLDEGIGANLNSIIHSNNAYVVSSLKDDSSFIQELFARLKSPTTTQESKKNLVYFLHEFCSLSKSLQMVQQLRLFRDLMNEGIFDVVTDVLQSEDKKLVLTGTDILILFLNQDPNLLRSYFVRQEGFALLGLLVKGMLTDFEENMHCQFLEILRNLLDSCTLTGSQRDTIIDIFFERHLGQLIEVITSSCPSENTAGESDKSIGSGRRAHCQCGTKPEILSNICELLCFCVLHHPYRIKCNFLLNNVFEKILLLTRRAERYLVVGAVRFVRTILSRHENLKALLKYIVDSFWDQLVKFEYLASIHSLKVKYEQCLDNGGTKDAATVVDLRRRNDERALEKEEERYFNEDSDDEDIASASVQRNQKGHQQPNLSNGVASSYSQLSPRSLVDYEDDEDDEDYKPPPRKQPETSEEDDGVLESLRLKRKLPSKDKEPELVKKQKLSKNSKSKDSVFAALCSTLSQAALPSKKTSISIQTSARIVEGRMGSSENNQGDVQSISRSSSDNSNTAGEDNHMEKEAEDSRNFSDCLHGKSDNIQLGGEERPLVAPKSSPEMAVNGS; from the exons CGTGTCAAGGTATATCGTCTGAATGATGAAGGGAAATGGGATGACCAGGGTACTGGTCATGTCACTGTTGATTATCTAGAG CGATCAGAAGAGCTGGGCTTATTTGTTTATGATGAAGACGATAATGAGACCATACTGTTGCATCGCATCAGTTCTGATGATATTTATAGGAAACAAGAAG ATACAATCATCTCATGGAGAGATCCAGAATATGCTACAGAACTGGCACTTAGCTTTCAAGAGACTAGTGGTTGCTCTTACATATG GGACCATATTTGCAATGTGCAGAGGAATATGcattttaatacattaaata ATGAGCCATTTCACAGTGTCAATAGTGAACCAAGGGAGTTGCCTGCTGTGGAGCTTTCAACACTTCCTTTGATTTTAAAG ACTGTGGTTGACACTGGCTTTGCAGATCAGTTGCGGCTTACAGAACTAATATTAAGTGAT CAAGAGTTTTTTCGGAAGCTGATGGAAGTATTCAGAATGTGCGAAGACTTAGAAAATATTGATGGCCTTCACATGATTTTCAAAATAGTCAAAGGGATTG TTTTGCTAAATAGTCCAGCGATTTTTGAGAGAATTTTTTGTGATGACTTTATAGTGGACATTATTGGTGCCCTCGAGT ATGATCCAGAGCTTCCCCATGTTCAACATCATCGTAAATTCTTAAAGGAGCATGTTGTTTTTAAGGAG GCTATACCTATAAAAGACCCAATTGTGTTGTCAAAGATTCATCAGACATATAGAGTTGGTTTTTTGAAG GATGTTGTTCTGGCTAGATTATTGGATGAGGGTATTGGTGCAAATCTTAACTCCATAATACATTCAAACAATGCCTAT GTTGTCTCTTCATTAAAGGATGACAGTTCATTTATCCAGGAGTTGTTTGCTAGGCTAAAATCACCCACCACGACTCAAGAATCAAAAAAGAATTTG GTTTATTTCTTGCATGAATTTTGTAGTTTGAGCAAGAGCTTGCAGATGGTCCAGCAGCTTCGGCTTTTTAG GGATCTAATGAACGAAGGCATCTTTGATGTTGTCACCGATGTCTTAcaaagtgaagacaagaagcTTGTGCTAACTGG AACAGATATCCTCATTCTTTTCTTGAATCAAGATCCTAATCTCTTGCGATCCTATTTTGTTCGACAGGAAGGATTTGCCCTTCTAGGACTTTTG GTTAAAGGAATGCTAACAGATTTTGAAGAGAACATGCACTGCCAGTTTCTTGAAATTCTTCGAAATTTATTGGACTCATGCACATTGACTGGATCACAG AGGGACACTATTATTGACATATTCTTTGAGAGGCATTTGGGGCAATTGATTGAGGTTATAACATCATCTTGTCCTTCGGAAAATACTGCTGGTGAAAGTGACAAATCAATAGGTTCTGGGCGAAGAGCTCATTGTCAATGTGGAACTAAGCCAGAGATACTATCAAACATATGTGAATTACTATGCTTTTGCGTCCTACATCATCCATACAGAATAAA GTGTAACTTTCTTCTTAATAAtgtgtttgaaaaaatattgcTATTGACACGAAGAGCAGAAAGATACTTAGTTGTTGGTGCTGTCCGGTTTGTACGAACTATTCTCTCGCGTCAT GAGAATCTTAAAGCATTGCTGAAATACATAGTTGATTCTTTTTGGGACCAGCTGGTGAAATTTGAGTATTTGGCGTCCATTCACTCACTGAAAGTAAAATATGAGCAG TGTTTGGATAATGGTGGGACAAAAGATGCTGCTACTGTTGTGGACCTTCGTAGACGAAATGATGAGCGTGCtttggagaaagaagaagaacgaTACTTTAATGAGGACAG TGATGATGAGGATATTGCTTCTGCATCTGTTCAGCGGAATCAGAAAGGACACCAGCAACCTAATCTATCCAATGGAGTTGCTTCAAGCTATTCACAGTTAAG TCCAAGGTCACTGGTTGACTATGAGGATGATGAGGACGATGAGGATTACAAACCACCACCAAGGAAGCAGCCTGAAACGTCTGAGGAAGATGATGGGGTACTGGAGTCTCTCAGGCTGAAGAGGAAGTTGCCTTCAAAAGATAAGGAACCTGAACTTGTGAAGAAACAGAAGTTATCAAAGAATTCTAAATCTAAAGATAGTGTCTTTGCTGCCTTGTGTTCAACATTGAGCCAAGCTGCGCTGCCTAGTAAGAAAACATCAATCAGCATTCAGACGAGTGCTCGAATAGTTGAGGGAAGGATGGGCTCTAGTGAAAATAATCAGGGAGATGTACAAAGTATTTCTAGAAGCAGTTCCGATAATAGCAACACTGCAGGAGAAGACAATCACATGGAGAAAGAGGCTGAAGACTCTAGAAACTTTTCCGATTGCTTGCATGGAAAATCAGATAACATACAATTGGGTGGAGAGGAGCGTCCATTGGTTGCCCCAAAGTCCTCACCAGAGATGGCTGTAAATGGATCGTAA
- the LOC106768276 gene encoding serine/threonine-protein phosphatase 4 regulatory subunit 3-like isoform X3, translating into MGAPEKSQASTNSMQRVKVYRLNDEGKWDDQGTGHVTVDYLERSEELGLFVYDEDDNETILLHRISSDDIYRKQEDTIISWRDPEYATELALSFQETSGCSYIWDHICNVQRNMHFNTLNNEPFHSVNSEPRELPAVELSTLPLILKTVVDTGFADQLRLTELILSDQEFFRKLMEVFRMCEDLENIDGLHMIFKIVKGIVLLNSPAIFERIFCDDFIVDIIGALEYDPELPHVQHHRKFLKEHVVFKEAIPIKDPIVLSKIHQTYRVGFLKDVVLARLLDEGIGANLNSIIHSNNAYVVSSLKDDSSFIQELFARLKSPTTTQESKKNLVYFLHEFCSLSKSLQMVQQLRLFRDLMNEGIFDVVTDVLQSEDKKLVLTGTDILILFLNQDPNLLRSYFVRQEGFALLGLLVKGMLTDFEENMHCQFLEILRNLLDSCTLTGSQRDTIIDIFFERHLGQLIEVITSSCPSENTAGESDKSIGSGRRAHCQCGTKPEILSNICELLCFCVLHHPYRIKCNFLLNNVFEKILLLTRRAERYLVVGAVRFVRTILSRHDEHLINYVIRNNVLKPIIDAFVSNGNRYNLLHSAVLELFEFIRKENLKALLKYIVDSFWDQLVKFEYLASIHSLKVKYEQCLDNGGTKDAATVVDLRRRNDERALEKEEERYFNEDSDDEDIASASVQRNQKGHQQPNLSNGVASSYSQLSPRSLVDYEDDEDDEDYKPPPRKQPETSEEDDGVLESLRLKRKLPSKDKEPELVKKQKLSKNSKSKDSVFAALCSTLSQAALPSKKTSISIQTSARIVEGRMGSSENNQGDVQSISRSSSDNSNTAGEDNHMEKEAEDSRNFSDCLHGKSDNIQLGGEERPLVAPKSSPEMAVNGS; encoded by the exons CGTGTCAAGGTATATCGTCTGAATGATGAAGGGAAATGGGATGACCAGGGTACTGGTCATGTCACTGTTGATTATCTAGAG CGATCAGAAGAGCTGGGCTTATTTGTTTATGATGAAGACGATAATGAGACCATACTGTTGCATCGCATCAGTTCTGATGATATTTATAGGAAACAAGAAG ATACAATCATCTCATGGAGAGATCCAGAATATGCTACAGAACTGGCACTTAGCTTTCAAGAGACTAGTGGTTGCTCTTACATATG GGACCATATTTGCAATGTGCAGAGGAATATGcattttaatacattaaata ATGAGCCATTTCACAGTGTCAATAGTGAACCAAGGGAGTTGCCTGCTGTGGAGCTTTCAACACTTCCTTTGATTTTAAAG ACTGTGGTTGACACTGGCTTTGCAGATCAGTTGCGGCTTACAGAACTAATATTAAGTGAT CAAGAGTTTTTTCGGAAGCTGATGGAAGTATTCAGAATGTGCGAAGACTTAGAAAATATTGATGGCCTTCACATGATTTTCAAAATAGTCAAAGGGATTG TTTTGCTAAATAGTCCAGCGATTTTTGAGAGAATTTTTTGTGATGACTTTATAGTGGACATTATTGGTGCCCTCGAGT ATGATCCAGAGCTTCCCCATGTTCAACATCATCGTAAATTCTTAAAGGAGCATGTTGTTTTTAAGGAG GCTATACCTATAAAAGACCCAATTGTGTTGTCAAAGATTCATCAGACATATAGAGTTGGTTTTTTGAAG GATGTTGTTCTGGCTAGATTATTGGATGAGGGTATTGGTGCAAATCTTAACTCCATAATACATTCAAACAATGCCTAT GTTGTCTCTTCATTAAAGGATGACAGTTCATTTATCCAGGAGTTGTTTGCTAGGCTAAAATCACCCACCACGACTCAAGAATCAAAAAAGAATTTG GTTTATTTCTTGCATGAATTTTGTAGTTTGAGCAAGAGCTTGCAGATGGTCCAGCAGCTTCGGCTTTTTAG GGATCTAATGAACGAAGGCATCTTTGATGTTGTCACCGATGTCTTAcaaagtgaagacaagaagcTTGTGCTAACTGG AACAGATATCCTCATTCTTTTCTTGAATCAAGATCCTAATCTCTTGCGATCCTATTTTGTTCGACAGGAAGGATTTGCCCTTCTAGGACTTTTG GTTAAAGGAATGCTAACAGATTTTGAAGAGAACATGCACTGCCAGTTTCTTGAAATTCTTCGAAATTTATTGGACTCATGCACATTGACTGGATCACAG AGGGACACTATTATTGACATATTCTTTGAGAGGCATTTGGGGCAATTGATTGAGGTTATAACATCATCTTGTCCTTCGGAAAATACTGCTGGTGAAAGTGACAAATCAATAGGTTCTGGGCGAAGAGCTCATTGTCAATGTGGAACTAAGCCAGAGATACTATCAAACATATGTGAATTACTATGCTTTTGCGTCCTACATCATCCATACAGAATAAA GTGTAACTTTCTTCTTAATAAtgtgtttgaaaaaatattgcTATTGACACGAAGAGCAGAAAGATACTTAGTTGTTGGTGCTGTCCGGTTTGTACGAACTATTCTCTCGCGTCAT GATGAGCATTtgataaattatgttattaggAATAATGTTCTCAAACCAATCATTGATGCCTTTGTTTCTAACGGCAATCGCTACAATCTGCTCCATTCTGCTGTTCTGGAGCTTTTTGAGTTTATTAGGAAG GAGAATCTTAAAGCATTGCTGAAATACATAGTTGATTCTTTTTGGGACCAGCTGGTGAAATTTGAGTATTTGGCGTCCATTCACTCACTGAAAGTAAAATATGAGCAG TGTTTGGATAATGGTGGGACAAAAGATGCTGCTACTGTTGTGGACCTTCGTAGACGAAATGATGAGCGTGCtttggagaaagaagaagaacgaTACTTTAATGAGGACAG TGATGATGAGGATATTGCTTCTGCATCTGTTCAGCGGAATCAGAAAGGACACCAGCAACCTAATCTATCCAATGGAGTTGCTTCAAGCTATTCACAGTTAAG TCCAAGGTCACTGGTTGACTATGAGGATGATGAGGACGATGAGGATTACAAACCACCACCAAGGAAGCAGCCTGAAACGTCTGAGGAAGATGATGGGGTACTGGAGTCTCTCAGGCTGAAGAGGAAGTTGCCTTCAAAAGATAAGGAACCTGAACTTGTGAAGAAACAGAAGTTATCAAAGAATTCTAAATCTAAAGATAGTGTCTTTGCTGCCTTGTGTTCAACATTGAGCCAAGCTGCGCTGCCTAGTAAGAAAACATCAATCAGCATTCAGACGAGTGCTCGAATAGTTGAGGGAAGGATGGGCTCTAGTGAAAATAATCAGGGAGATGTACAAAGTATTTCTAGAAGCAGTTCCGATAATAGCAACACTGCAGGAGAAGACAATCACATGGAGAAAGAGGCTGAAGACTCTAGAAACTTTTCCGATTGCTTGCATGGAAAATCAGATAACATACAATTGGGTGGAGAGGAGCGTCCATTGGTTGCCCCAAAGTCCTCACCAGAGATGGCTGTAAATGGATCGTAA
- the LOC106768276 gene encoding serine/threonine-protein phosphatase 4 regulatory subunit 3-like isoform X1, whose translation MAKLLICYIELPILVNARLIIGYLRVKVYRLNDEGKWDDQGTGHVTVDYLERSEELGLFVYDEDDNETILLHRISSDDIYRKQEDTIISWRDPEYATELALSFQETSGCSYIWDHICNVQRNMHFNTLNNEPFHSVNSEPRELPAVELSTLPLILKTVVDTGFADQLRLTELILSDQEFFRKLMEVFRMCEDLENIDGLHMIFKIVKGIVLLNSPAIFERIFCDDFIVDIIGALEYDPELPHVQHHRKFLKEHVVFKEAIPIKDPIVLSKIHQTYRVGFLKDVVLARLLDEGIGANLNSIIHSNNAYVVSSLKDDSSFIQELFARLKSPTTTQESKKNLVYFLHEFCSLSKSLQMVQQLRLFRDLMNEGIFDVVTDVLQSEDKKLVLTGTDILILFLNQDPNLLRSYFVRQEGFALLGLLVKGMLTDFEENMHCQFLEILRNLLDSCTLTGSQRDTIIDIFFERHLGQLIEVITSSCPSENTAGESDKSIGSGRRAHCQCGTKPEILSNICELLCFCVLHHPYRIKCNFLLNNVFEKILLLTRRAERYLVVGAVRFVRTILSRHDEHLINYVIRNNVLKPIIDAFVSNGNRYNLLHSAVLELFEFIRKENLKALLKYIVDSFWDQLVKFEYLASIHSLKVKYEQCLDNGGTKDAATVVDLRRRNDERALEKEEERYFNEDSDDEDIASASVQRNQKGHQQPNLSNGVASSYSQLSPRSLVDYEDDEDDEDYKPPPRKQPETSEEDDGVLESLRLKRKLPSKDKEPELVKKQKLSKNSKSKDSVFAALCSTLSQAALPSKKTSISIQTSARIVEGRMGSSENNQGDVQSISRSSSDNSNTAGEDNHMEKEAEDSRNFSDCLHGKSDNIQLGGEERPLVAPKSSPEMAVNGS comes from the exons CGTGTCAAGGTATATCGTCTGAATGATGAAGGGAAATGGGATGACCAGGGTACTGGTCATGTCACTGTTGATTATCTAGAG CGATCAGAAGAGCTGGGCTTATTTGTTTATGATGAAGACGATAATGAGACCATACTGTTGCATCGCATCAGTTCTGATGATATTTATAGGAAACAAGAAG ATACAATCATCTCATGGAGAGATCCAGAATATGCTACAGAACTGGCACTTAGCTTTCAAGAGACTAGTGGTTGCTCTTACATATG GGACCATATTTGCAATGTGCAGAGGAATATGcattttaatacattaaata ATGAGCCATTTCACAGTGTCAATAGTGAACCAAGGGAGTTGCCTGCTGTGGAGCTTTCAACACTTCCTTTGATTTTAAAG ACTGTGGTTGACACTGGCTTTGCAGATCAGTTGCGGCTTACAGAACTAATATTAAGTGAT CAAGAGTTTTTTCGGAAGCTGATGGAAGTATTCAGAATGTGCGAAGACTTAGAAAATATTGATGGCCTTCACATGATTTTCAAAATAGTCAAAGGGATTG TTTTGCTAAATAGTCCAGCGATTTTTGAGAGAATTTTTTGTGATGACTTTATAGTGGACATTATTGGTGCCCTCGAGT ATGATCCAGAGCTTCCCCATGTTCAACATCATCGTAAATTCTTAAAGGAGCATGTTGTTTTTAAGGAG GCTATACCTATAAAAGACCCAATTGTGTTGTCAAAGATTCATCAGACATATAGAGTTGGTTTTTTGAAG GATGTTGTTCTGGCTAGATTATTGGATGAGGGTATTGGTGCAAATCTTAACTCCATAATACATTCAAACAATGCCTAT GTTGTCTCTTCATTAAAGGATGACAGTTCATTTATCCAGGAGTTGTTTGCTAGGCTAAAATCACCCACCACGACTCAAGAATCAAAAAAGAATTTG GTTTATTTCTTGCATGAATTTTGTAGTTTGAGCAAGAGCTTGCAGATGGTCCAGCAGCTTCGGCTTTTTAG GGATCTAATGAACGAAGGCATCTTTGATGTTGTCACCGATGTCTTAcaaagtgaagacaagaagcTTGTGCTAACTGG AACAGATATCCTCATTCTTTTCTTGAATCAAGATCCTAATCTCTTGCGATCCTATTTTGTTCGACAGGAAGGATTTGCCCTTCTAGGACTTTTG GTTAAAGGAATGCTAACAGATTTTGAAGAGAACATGCACTGCCAGTTTCTTGAAATTCTTCGAAATTTATTGGACTCATGCACATTGACTGGATCACAG AGGGACACTATTATTGACATATTCTTTGAGAGGCATTTGGGGCAATTGATTGAGGTTATAACATCATCTTGTCCTTCGGAAAATACTGCTGGTGAAAGTGACAAATCAATAGGTTCTGGGCGAAGAGCTCATTGTCAATGTGGAACTAAGCCAGAGATACTATCAAACATATGTGAATTACTATGCTTTTGCGTCCTACATCATCCATACAGAATAAA GTGTAACTTTCTTCTTAATAAtgtgtttgaaaaaatattgcTATTGACACGAAGAGCAGAAAGATACTTAGTTGTTGGTGCTGTCCGGTTTGTACGAACTATTCTCTCGCGTCAT GATGAGCATTtgataaattatgttattaggAATAATGTTCTCAAACCAATCATTGATGCCTTTGTTTCTAACGGCAATCGCTACAATCTGCTCCATTCTGCTGTTCTGGAGCTTTTTGAGTTTATTAGGAAG GAGAATCTTAAAGCATTGCTGAAATACATAGTTGATTCTTTTTGGGACCAGCTGGTGAAATTTGAGTATTTGGCGTCCATTCACTCACTGAAAGTAAAATATGAGCAG TGTTTGGATAATGGTGGGACAAAAGATGCTGCTACTGTTGTGGACCTTCGTAGACGAAATGATGAGCGTGCtttggagaaagaagaagaacgaTACTTTAATGAGGACAG TGATGATGAGGATATTGCTTCTGCATCTGTTCAGCGGAATCAGAAAGGACACCAGCAACCTAATCTATCCAATGGAGTTGCTTCAAGCTATTCACAGTTAAG TCCAAGGTCACTGGTTGACTATGAGGATGATGAGGACGATGAGGATTACAAACCACCACCAAGGAAGCAGCCTGAAACGTCTGAGGAAGATGATGGGGTACTGGAGTCTCTCAGGCTGAAGAGGAAGTTGCCTTCAAAAGATAAGGAACCTGAACTTGTGAAGAAACAGAAGTTATCAAAGAATTCTAAATCTAAAGATAGTGTCTTTGCTGCCTTGTGTTCAACATTGAGCCAAGCTGCGCTGCCTAGTAAGAAAACATCAATCAGCATTCAGACGAGTGCTCGAATAGTTGAGGGAAGGATGGGCTCTAGTGAAAATAATCAGGGAGATGTACAAAGTATTTCTAGAAGCAGTTCCGATAATAGCAACACTGCAGGAGAAGACAATCACATGGAGAAAGAGGCTGAAGACTCTAGAAACTTTTCCGATTGCTTGCATGGAAAATCAGATAACATACAATTGGGTGGAGAGGAGCGTCCATTGGTTGCCCCAAAGTCCTCACCAGAGATGGCTGTAAATGGATCGTAA